The sequence below is a genomic window from Bombus affinis isolate iyBomAffi1 chromosome 13, iyBomAffi1.2, whole genome shotgun sequence.
CTTACGTCATGCTAAATGGATAATGTCGAGAACGATATTAAAATGGTAAGAAAACTACCGAGTTCACTGGGTAGAGTACTCTGAATAGGGACCCCCTACTCTTCCACGGTAACAACATCTCTCTTTTTCCCAAAATATTACTGATTTTGTATAAAAGAATTCGAACAAATTCTTTTTCCCATTCATTTGCAAAATATTAGTTCTTTGATCGTTATGGAAAACATACAACAAAAACAGCTGTAAGAAGGACCGAAGCGTAAATTTACAACTGAATGTAAAGTTCTAGTTAAACCAAAAACTAAATcacattaatattataattgtcTGTGAGATGGTAATTCGTATATGTATCGATATTTCAAACATTCACTATTATAAAAGCGCGACTAGACGTGACATTATATGGGGCTATTTCGCGTGTTCTGAAACACAGCTATTGAAAAATATCAGTGCTTTTAATGCTCTCTACAATTCATAACGTTGCGTCGCGACGATTGTAATTATCTGAAAGGATACTCGCTAAATTCCTACTATGTGATCGTTTGAATGTGCTCCGTTTTGCATACTTGGAATTTAATTGTGAAAATTTATAAATGGTTATACATTATTCCGATGGATTGCAACATTAAAAAATctaaagaattaaaataataaattaattatcctGATAATTAATCTAATACAATACCATCAATTCCTAACTATTAAGTCAATGATTTAAATGTATAATCACATGGCATGatcgctcgcgcgtattccgggtgcATGCGGGTAAACGTGCACTATATAGCTCTTTCAATTAGTAAGTCGCCCCAAGGACACGTCTGTTCTGGTGACAGCTAAATGTTTGCGCGGGATCGCGAGAGTTGTCGACGCGCCGGTGTCTTTCGAATCTGTTGAGGATTTAGTCCTGGATCTGCAGTACTGTCTAATTGGTACTTGAGTATTCGGacagggacctgcaatttctCGTCCTCCGTAATTCTCTTCGACTATCACGGGGGTGGACGCCACTCGTTCAGTTGGGGCCGTGCATTCGTAATTCTGTTCAGCGATCCCTCCCCGGCAGGCCCATGGTTAAGTAGAGtcagaactcgacattctggccaataggttgaatgccGAGATTGgtgtgtaatgttaaataacccatgggcggatTTCGCGCGTAGTCACCTCCTTGTGGTAAGATTtcgtaattggcatcgttttccaaaaattaatcagttgattaatctaATACCAAGCCAACAACTACGCTACAATCCGGTTTTTATCTCCAAAAGCCACTAAGAGAATTTTGCATGATCTAGATTGGACTGCACAGTGGGACACCGTGGagcatcgttggatatcgttggacatcACGAAAATTTCAGTAGCAAACGTCGATACAGAGGGAAAGCAACGAGAAAAAAAATATTGCCGCGATAAAGGAAACTATGCTTCaagaaattaaagataattCAAATGCTGAATTATAATTGCAATGTAGCCGATGTCGCAACATGGAACAAATCAACTAATAGTCGAAGCTGTGCAATTATATTTGCTCATTTTAATTTATctattataagaaatatatatcatatagtagTTGGTATTCGATTATTCTATCACTAAAATTAGGATATTTCCTAGACAGAATaagtacaaaaatattattgtttctatgtcagaatatttaaaatgaatTCGTTACATTTAAACATGTAACAAGGAGAATTAGAAGTGTTTATGTATTGAAATAATGTCGACTGTATGTAAAGGGGAAGTAGTCCCAGAAGTACCCAGTATGGTTGTGGCAGTCGTGTAAATCGAACAGATAATTACGAAATCTGCAAATCGCGAGATTCAGTGTAAGGATTTCTTTCAATTGTTCTCTCTTTGCGATAGATAATTACCAATGACCTTTCGTGcagtttttaaataattatgtttGAACTGGGTTCTACGAATTGAATTATTGAAAATCTATCGTGATTATATTATTGCGTGAAAGTACTTATTTCTGGCAGCATGTCCCAGCGTTCGACGGTAAGCATTTAATATGAttatatgataaatatttttgaaataaaggGCTAGAAATTAAATATCGCACAGTAACAAACCCTAAATTCTAATTCAACGAGAGTATAAAAAAAGCGTTCGTTTGAGATACGTATTTTCAGCGAATTCAactgttattttttatttccaaaTAGAGATACGAATCCATAGCAATTAGTATTAATTTCGAATCTACAATTGTATCGAAGGTTTTTCGAGATCTATGGATCTTGCAAACATTATCAAAACAGTTTTAATAATCGACACTTCGATTTAAAGTTTGGGCAAATAATGAAATGTATCGCCTGAACCTTCGAATATGATTCGATATTTAAAAGTCACAATAATCTTAAATCTTTGACCTTGTGTCTTAATCGATAGTGATCATTTAAAGTTTTAAATCTTTCACCCTGATTTAAACGGTCACGACCCATCAAAACATACAGTTCAAAGCATAAAACTGTTACGTCTTATAAATATCGAATCATATTCGAAGGTTCAAACGGTGCTTCGGTATTATCTATACGACATGttcatatatttcattatttacaaAAGATATTTAAGAAACATATAAAAACGGTTCAAATGATCATTGATTTGGAGGACGATCAGAGGAAATGATTTTAGGAGAAAGTTTTCAAAAGCATAAATAACCATTAGAAAACGTCAAGCAAAAACTCAAGTACGTCTTCTATCTATAATAAGGTCAACTAACATCAAGCATATTTTACTGCTGTTGATAGAAataccataaattgtatttgtattaagataggaggaagaaaatttgtcaattcctttgaaagaatattaatatttaaatacttattaatatattttccgTGGTTTGGAATTTATATTAGCTTAAAAGTTTGATTAGACTATCTAATTAGAAAAGAATTATGATTTCTATTCTTAACGAAGGTATCTGTTTTCCAGATTCGCAGGAGATCGTTTGAGAGCGAAAGTATATATTCTGCCCCATCATCGGTGGTAAGAGAATCTCCTATTCCCATCGACCCAGTATGGCGGCAATGCTTAGCAGCTGGTATTGGTTAGTTTTCACTTTTGATATTACGTCAAGTATTTATCTGTAATTTTAATACGCACAATGCAATTTCCTTTCTTCCCTCGAATTGATGTTTCACAGTGATGTTCCTGAATTATTTCTCACTTCTAATGACTTACGTACCATCGTGTAAAGTAGCACTGCTATTCTTCCCTTCATTACGATAAATTCAACATTTCGATTCTGATATTCATAGCACTGATTCCTTATTATATCATAAATCGACTGCtaacttttatatatttatgagaaATCTGAGAGCGATACAATgtacattattacacattaatACACCTTGACTTATCGCAAGTCTCTAACAAATTTTACTTCGTGTACTATTTTACTTAATGCACATAATGTGTATGGATGAAcggattaataataaaatagttaaGAAATGAAACTAGTGGAAAGCATTCGAGCTAACATCGCAAAGAGTCCAATTACTTATAGCCTGCggtatgtatttattataaatatattaatagtatatattaaaaatataaatttgtataaatatatacaatgtaATTATAAAACAGCCGCATTACAATTAACATATgctatatatagcattacctgtTTCTCATTTCAGCTACGCTAACCATGGTCATAGTCGGTACAGTCTACGGATGGACAAAGACTTCACTTGACCATCTAACATCTGGGACCACTGACATGCCGCTAACGTTAACACACGACGAATCTTCATGGATCGTTTCTTTGACAGTACCTGGTTCGATAATCGGTTCACTTGTGGGTGCCCTGTTGGCCGATCGCTGCGGTCGTAAATTTTGTCTCCTTTTATGCAGCACAATTTTCACCTTAGGCTGGTTCATCATCTACGTAGCAACTACGGTGTCAAGTCTATACCTTGCTCGGGTGATTCACGGTATAGGCGTTGGTATTGCCTACACGATAAATCCCATGTTCGTGTCAGAAATCGCCGACATCCACATCAGAGGCATACTAGGTTCTCTAATCTCAGTGAACGTATATGCCGGGTCGATGTTAACCTGCGTCCTAGGAGTCTGGCTGAAGTATGAGTCACTCCTGTTGGTTCTTGCAATAGGATCCTTTATATGCATCTTGCTGAACACATATTATCCTGAAACTCCATATTTCTTGGTGACAAAAGGTAAAATGAAGCAAGCAGACAAGTCGATAGCATATTACAAAGGCATCGTAGATCCCCAAATAGTGGATATCGAACTACGTACTCTACGCACACAAGCCAGATATGACTTTTACCCACAATCCAGTTACGCATTACAAGAACAATCCAGTAGTGATTTACAGTCAGAATCCGTGTTCAGAGTACACCCGCAACCCACAGGTGAAGTACGCTTACAACACTCGCGCGACACTCTCGAATTACCCCTACAACCCTCGCGCGAATTACACTCTCAATCCACAAGCGAAATACACCGGCCACCCATAATTGAAATACACCGGCCACCCACAAGCGAAATACACCGGCCATCCACAAGCGAAATACACCGACCATCCACAAGCGAAATACACCGGCCATCCACAAGCGAAATACACCGGCCACCCATAATTGAAATACACCGGCCACCCATAATTGAAATACACCGGCCACCCATAATTGAAATACACCGGCCATCCACAAGCGAAATACACCGGCCATCCACAAGCGAAATACACCGGCCATCCACAAGCGAAATACACCGGCCATCCACAAGCGAAATACACCAGCCATCCACAAGCGAAATACACCGGCCATCCACAAGCGAAATATACCGACCATCCACAAACGCAATACACCTAGAACACACAAGCGAAATGCACCGACAATCCACAAGCCAGGTACAGCCAGAACCCAGAAGCGAAATACAAGCACCATCCACAAGCCAAATACATCGACCATCTACAAGCGCAATACACCCCGAACCCACAAGCGAAATGCACCGACAATCCACAAGCCAGGTACAGCCAGAACCCAGAAGTGAAATACAAGCACTATCCACAAGCCAAATACATCGACCATCTACAAGCGCAATACACCCAGAACCCACAAGCGAAATACACCGACAATTCACAAGCCAGGCACAGCCAGCACCCACAAGCGAAATACAAGAACCATCCACAAGTCAAATACATCGACCATCTACAAGCCAAACGTACCGACCATACTTAAGTGAAGTGCACCGACCACCTACAAGCCAAATATACCGACCACCCAGTCACGAAACATTTCGATCATCCACAGGACAAATAGACGGACGATCCATACGCGAACTACTCCAATCAGCCACAAGCGAAACACACCTACCATTCACAAGCAAAATACGCCGATCATCCACAAGCGAAATACACCGACCACCCACAACCAAAATATGCCGATCATCCACGAGCGAAATACACTGGCCATCCACAAGCGAAATATACCGACCATCCACAAGCGCAATACACCTAGAACCCACAAGCGAGATGTACCGACAATCCACAAGCGAGGTACAGCCAGAACCCAGAAGCGAAATACAAGAACCATCCACAAGTCAAATACATCGACCATCTACAAGCCAAACACTCCGATCACCCTTAAGCGAAGCGCTCCGATCATCTACAAGCGAAATACACCCGGAAACCACAAGCGAAATGCACGCACCAACGAGAAGCGAATTGCACCAACCGTCCACAAGCGAATTACGCCAACCATCCACAAGCGAAATTCACCCAGATCCTACAAGCGAAATACACCCGGAACCCACAAGCGAAATACACGCACCAACGAGAAGCGAATTGCACCAACCGTCCACAAGCGAATTACGCCAACCATCCACAAGCGAAATTCACCCAGATCCTACAAGCGAAATACACCCGGAACCCACAAGCGAAATACACGCACCAACGAGAAGCGAATTGCACCAACCGTCCGCAAGCGAATTACGCCAACCATCCACAAGCGAAATTCACCCAGATCCTACAAGCGAAATACACCCGGAACCCACAAGCGAAATACACGCACCAACGAGAAGCGAATTGCACCAACCGTCTACAAGCGAATTACGCCAACCATCCACAAGCGAAATTCACCCAGATCCTACAAGCGAAATACACCCGGAACCCACAAGCGAAATACACGCACCAACGAGAAGCGAATTGCACCAACCGTCCACAAGCGAATTACGCCAACCATCCACAGGCCAAATTCACCCAGATCCTACAAGCGAAATACACCCGGAACCCACAAGCGAAATACACGCACCAACGAGAAGCGAATTGCACCAACCGTCCGCAAGCGAATTACGCCAACCATCCACAAGCGAAATTCACCCAGATCCTACAAGCGAAATACACACGGAACCCACAAGCGAAATACACGCACCAACGAGAAGCGAATTGCACCAACCGTCCGCAAGCGAATTACGCCAACCATCCACAAGCGAAATTCACCCAGATCCTACAAGCGAAATACACACGGAACCCACAAGCGAAATACACGCACCAACGAGAAGCGAATTGCACCAACCGTCCGCAAGCGAATTACGCCAACCATCCACAAGCGAAATTCACCCAGATCCTACAAGCGAAATACACCCGGAACCCACAAGCGAAATACACGCACCAACGAGAAGCGAATTGCACCAACCGTCCACAAGCGAATTACGCCAACCATCCACAAGCGAAATTCACCCAGATCCTACAAGCGAAATACACCCGGAACCCACAAGCGAAATACACGCACCAACGAGAAGCGAATTGCACCAACCGTCCACAAGCGAATTACGCCAACCATCCACAAGCGAAATTCACCCAGATCCTACAAGCGAAATACACCCACGAACGAGAAGCGAATTACACTTACGATCCACAAGCAATTTGACCACACAAGCCCCTGTACGTTCACGAGGATCGAAGGACATACATGAGGCAGATATGGATGAAAGTAAATATTCCTCTTTAACCAAGCTGGAATTAATACTACAACGAAGCAGCCGGAAAGCTTTGTTTATCATGCTTGGCTTGACTATGATACAACATCTTACCGAAAACCCCAAGGCTACGCAGTATCTGGAGACGTTGCTTAGCCAAAAAAGTAGCGTTATCCATCCATATGGAGCGACGTTGGTCCAGGTTATCTGCCTTATATCTGGCGCTTTTACCCTCTCAGCAGTGGAATTCGTTGGAAGAAGAAGACTTCTGCTTCTGTCTACGTCTGGGTCGTGTCTTACATTGCTGCTTCTAGAAATTTATCAATGGTTCGCTGAAAATAAGTATGTCGATCCCGACGTCTCTGTTCTTCCAGTTATCGGCTTAATTATAAATCAAATAGTGTTTCCAATTGGTTTAGGCACGATACCCAATGTTCTCCTATGCGAGTTATTTCCTACGAAAATAACGGGGGTTGTTGCTACCATCATTGTGATTTTCAATTGTATAATTGGTTTTATCATGCCGAAACTGTACAAAGTGTTTATCGATGATATAGGATTGGATTTGACTTACCATATCATCGTGCTATCATGCTTCTTTGCATTTATGCTGATAGAATTATGGTTGCCGGAAACAAAAGGAAAACCATTTCAGGAGATTGAAGCGCTTCTAGTTGGTAAAAGTTTGAATTCTTCGAGAGTAGTAGTTAGATTCGATGATGAAATGGATACTCATAATATATGACAGGAGAAATTGCATCGTACACCCGTGGCATGGTGTTTACTTACTCAGAAtagtttatttcttatttttactagtataacgataaagatcTACAATTTTATTACGATATGCAATTTTTGTAGTAACGTAGCTTTCTTCGTTTGTACGTGTAATTTTAGATATGTGTCTACTAAAGGTAATGGAGATTTACAAACATATGTATCGTATAAATTGACTTGCATTGAACTGAGAGGAATACATGTTCTCAATCTAAACTTTTTATCCATTTCATAACTCGACAATGCAACAATATCAATTAAGTCGAGATAATTGAACAACAGTTTGCAAAAGTAAGAAAAGTAATATATTAAAGAATGACAAGGTAACATAATACTGACaagaacaattttttatatctCAGCTGCTATCTATACCGTTATTTTTTGTTTGCAATATATAACATATGTGTATCACATATACACATGTTAATATTGTTAAGGTAAACAACATGTATGTTGAAAAAGTCAGtatttatgttaaaaataatgtaatataattaatataacacATTGCTAATAAGTACATATGTTACAATGTGTTTGTCAATGATAAGCATATGtctttacatatataaaaatatatgtgtaAGACATGGATTTTTCGgtgttatattataattattactgaaaaatatttgaatatgttaGTTCGAATATTATAGTAATTACTGTACCATAATACAGTAATAAATATCTAGCCTTGTCTAGCAGAAATTCTATCAAACTGTTGAATGTTATATTCGGTAAATTACGACTATAATAATAGTGTTCACTtcagaaatttataatatttcctaCTTTTAAAACactataattattaaatagcgaaaatttaaatatcgatAATTTTATAAAGCCGTGTCTATTAACAATTATgtatttattgcatatatttaaaacaaatattttattaaaaagctACAAGAAACATGGATTTACTATCTATATATAAAGGCACAAACAAGATTTTAAATGTTCTATTTTAAGTTTTATTCCAGACGACTTTATTACAGATACCCCtagtgaaaattaattaaaggaGTCCGAATGAAGATGAGTCAACTGTAATACCAAATACTGCTAACGTCCTAAACCTACGTCATGCTAAATCAGTAACGTCGAGAACAATATAAATATGGTGAGAAAACCACCAAGTTTACTGGGTAAAGCACTCTGAATAGCGACCTTCTCTTCCACGGTACCATCGCCCCTCCACTTTACCAATGTAATACTAATTTTGTATAAAAGAATTCGGACAAATTTTTTTTTCCCATTCATTTGCAAAATATTAGTTCTTTGATCGTTATGGAAAACATACAACAAAAACAGCTGTAAGAAGGACCGAAGCGTAAATTTACAACTGAATGTAAAGTTCTAGTTAAACCAAAAACTAAATcacattaatattataattgtcTGTGAGATGGTAATTCGTATATGTATCGATATTTCAAACATTCACTATTATAAAAGCGCGACTAGACATGACATTATATGGGGCTATTTCGCGTGTTCTGAAACACAGCTATTGAAAAATATCAGTGCTTTTAATGCTCTCTACAAGTCATAACGTTGCGTCGCGACGATTGTAATTATCTGAAAGGATACTCGCTAAATTCCTACTATGTGATCGTTTGAATGTGCTCCGTTTTGCATACTTGGAATTTAATTGTGAAAATTTATAAATGGTTATACATTATTCCGATGGATTGCAACAttaaaaaatctaaaaaattaaaataataaattaattatcctGATAATTAATCTAATACAATACCATCAATTCCTAACTATTAAGTCAATGATTTAAATGTATAATCACATGGCATGatcgctcgcgcgtattccgggtgcATGCGGGTAAACGTGCACTATATAGCTCTTTCAATTAGTAAGTCGCCCCAAGGACACGTCTGTTCTGGTGACAGCTAAATGTTTGCGCGGGATCGCGAGAGTTGTCGACGCGCCGGTGTCTTTCGAATCTGTTGAGGATTTAGTCCTGGATCTGCAGTACTGTCTAATTGGTACTTGAGTATTCGGacagggacctgcaatttctCGTCCTCCGTAATTCTCTTCGACTATCACGGGGGTGGACGCCACTCGTTCAGTTGGGGCCGTGCATTCGTAATTCTGTTCAGCGATCCCTCCCCGGCAGGCCCATGGTTAAGTAGAGtcagaactcgacattctggccaataggttgaatgccGAGATTGgtgtgtaatgttaaataacccatgggcggatTTCGCGCGTAGTCACCTCCTTGTGGTAAGATTtcgtaattggcatcgttttccaaaaattaatcagttgattaatctaATACCAAGCCAACAACTACGCTACAATCCGGTTTTTATCTCCAAAAGCCACTAAGAGAATTTTGCATGATCTAGATTGGACTGCACAGTGGGACACCGTGGagcatcgttggatatcgttggacatcACGAAAATTTCAGTAGCAAACGTCGATACAGAGGGAAAGCAACGAGAAAAAAAATATTGCCGCGATAAAGGAAACTATGCTTCaagaaattaaagataattCAAATGCTGAATTATAATTGCAATGTAGCCGATGTCGCAACATGGAACAAATCAACTAATAGTCGAAGCTGTGCAATTATATTTGCTCATTTTAATTTATctattataagaaatatatatcatatagtagTTGGTATTCGATTATTCTATCACTAAAATTAGGATATTTCCTAGACAGAATaagtacaaaaatattattgtttctatgtcagaatatttaaaatgaatTCGTTACATTTAAACATGTAACAAGGAGAATTAGAAGTGTTTATGTATTGAAATAATGTCGACTGTATGTAAAGGGGAAGTAGTCCCAGAAGTACCCAGTATGGTTGTGGCAGTCGTGTAAATCGAACAGATAATTACGAAATCTGCAAATCGCGAGATTCAGTGTAAGGATTTCTTTCAATTGTTCTCTCTTTGCGATAGATAATTACCAATGACCTTTCGTGcagtttttaaataattatgtttGAACTGGGTTCTACGAATTGAATTATTGAAAATCTATCGTGATTATATTATTGCGTGAAAGTACTTATTTCTGGCAGTATGCCCCAGCGTTCGACGGTAAGCATTTAATATGAttatatgataaatatttttgaaataaaggGCTAGAAATTAAATATCGCACAGTAACAAACCCTAAATTCTAATTCAACGAGAGTATAAAAAAAGCGTTCGTTTGAGATACGTATTTTCAGCGAATTCAactgttattttttatttccaaaTAGAGATACGAATCCATAGCAATTAGTATTAATTTCGAATCTACAATTGTATCGAAGGTTTTTCGAGATCTATGGATCTTGCAAACATTATCAAAACAGTTTTAATAATCGACACTTCGATTTAAAGTTTGGGCAAATAATGAAATGTATCGCCTGAACCTTCGAATATGATTCGATATTTAAAAGTCACAATAATCTTAAATCTTTGACCTTGTGTCTTAATCGATAGTGATCATTTAAAATTTTGAATCTTTCACCCTGATTTAAACGGTCACGACCCATCAAAACATACAGTTCAAAGCATAAAACTGTTACGTCTTATAAATATCGAATCATATTCGAAGGTTCAAACGGTGCTTCGGTATTATCTATACGACATGttcatatatttcattatttacaaAAGATATTAGGAAACATATAAAAACGGTTCAAATGATCATTGATTTGGAGGACGATCAGAGGAAATGATTTTAGGAGAAAGTTTTCAAAAGCATAAATAACCATTAGAAAACGTCAAGCAAAAACTCCAGTACGTCTTCTATCTATAATAAGGTCAACTAACATCAAGCATATTTTACTGCTGTTGATAGAAataccataaattgtatttgtaTTAAGATAGGAGGGAGAAAATTTGTCAATTCCTTTGaaagaatattaatatttaaatagttattaatatattttccgTGGTTTGGAATTTATATTAGCTTAAAAGTTTGATTAGACTATCTAATTAGAAAAGAATTATGATTTCTATTCTTAACGAAGGTATCTGTTTTCCAGATTCGCAGGAGATCGTTTGAGAGCGAAAGTATATATTCTGCCCCATCATCGGTGGTAAGAGAATCTCCTATTCCCATCAACCCAGTATGGCGGCAATGCTTAGCAGCTGGTATTGGTTAGTTTTCACTTTTGATATTACGTCAAGTATTTATCTGTAATTTTAATGCGCAGAATGCAATTTCCTTTCGTCCATCGAATTGATGTTTCACAGTGATGTTCCTGAATTATTTCTCACTTCTAATGACTTACGTACCATCGTGTAAAGTAGCACTGCTATTCTTCCCTTCATTACGATAAATTCAACATTTCGATTCTGATATTCATAGCACTGATTCCTTATTATATCATAAATCGACTGCtaacttttatatatttatgagaaATCTGAGAGCGATACAATgtacattattacacattaatACACCTTCACTAATCGCAAGTCTCTAACAAATTTTACTTCATGTATAATAGTATTTTACTTAATTGCACATA
It includes:
- the LOC126923625 gene encoding facilitated trehalose transporter Tret1-like — translated: MDESKYSSLTKLELILQRSSRKALFIMLGLTMIQHLTENPKATQYLETLLSQKSSVIHPYGATLVQVICLISGAFTLSAVEFVGRRRLLLLSTSGSCLTLLLLEIYQWFAENKYVDPDVSVLPVIGLIINQIVFPIGLGTIPNVLLCELFPTKITGVVATIIVIFNCIIGFIMPKLYKVFIDDIGLDLTYHIIVLSCFFAFMLIELWLPETKGKPFQEIEALLVGKSLNSSRVVVRFDDEMDTHNI